In Crassostrea angulata isolate pt1a10 chromosome 4, ASM2561291v2, whole genome shotgun sequence, one genomic interval encodes:
- the LOC128182419 gene encoding cadherin-23-like, which produces MAEWGIYFLQFYIFLMICSHVNGQLCDTNDRDGEGNPDSKDNDVDSTPDLALLLDATDNEYKIKCCGFVDAWEFYAKSNTGTLALQVWRPLGGGTYELVGQNTYSVTNTDREIRYSVPVSERIPVKNGDFIGFYTSGNPIVSYKREGDSTDGWTSSTSLGSSTAGDTFDWGSATAFTESREYAINVQLDPGNSPSFTNLGTSVTFLDDTAPNSLLYTVTSTDLDSSDILTMTMTTSTTSFTFDTTTGEVRNSGLLPSGSTTLSFRVTDTCGRQSTGSLTIVVQNIAPVIHNLPATYDLSEDHTTEQLLYTINATDSSSYDTVTCSVSSVSPATDNFFARLNSGSTTDYGVYVKALPTLDYDTTRQYDVTVRCTDSKDPVTGTFTVYISRNNPPVFVNLQATTRIPSVSSTTGNIIYTVTSTDSDSSQLYYNMTCVPPGCPFTIHNSGEVLVTSDLSSHTIPGYDLYIYVSDGNTLVGPRTLTVIIEGINSAPVISNLPLSTPVTVQENSPLSSSVYQVLITDVDVGQNHTFQVYSTPSIGSTLFSIDSTTGLISTSSTQNINYETVSATSTSYQLTVTVSDGYDTSTSTLTVSIADKNEAPVFGKETYAISGTEGAAGTTIGNPSFDVTDPDVGATKTYSIDCSSFNINPTTGVVTFSHDYDLDVAGTATSVTCVVTVSDGDLTDNATLIITINDVNDHTPIMGSSSYTFYASPGTGVGTVIGQISATDGDLGSFGTLSYTLDQISLGNEYFGVTTSGDVYVKSSLLEFSSGITLSLTATARDLGGLQDTAAVSVVIPQSTTAAPTSTTDRHVTFWEDPRNIAWVTVASVLLCGLVLYSSYLIVRYGNFPCVKTSYKLNASKVNTTRLPHHGHPTRTQIGRKKRVSESRFDWRPWEWSLPKYSERV; this is translated from the exons ATGGCTGAATGGGGCATTTATTTTCTTCAGTTTTACATCTTTTTGATGATTTGTAGTCATGTAAATG GACAGCTATGTGACACAAACGATAGGGACGGTGAGGGAAACCCGGACAGCAAAGACAACGATGTTGACAGCACACCTG ATCTTGCCCTTTTGCTGGATGCCACGGATAATGAGTACAAGATTAAGTGCTGTGGATTTGTGGACGCATGGGAATTCTATGCCAAGTCAAACACTGGCACGCTGGCTCTGCAGGTCTGGAGGCCCTTGGGTGGTGGAACTTATGAACTTGTTGGCCAAAACACTTACTCAGTCACAA ACACTGACCGGGAAATTAGGTATTCGGTACCCGTGTCAGAGCGAATTCCTGTCAAGAATGGCGACTTTATAGGATT TTACACCTCGGGAAATCCTATCGTTTCCTACAAACGGGAAGGCGATTCCACGGACGGCTGGACTTCCTCCACCTCGCTGGGTTCCTCCACGGCAGGGGATACCTTCGACTGGGGGTCCGCCACTGCCTTCACTGAGTCCCGGGAATACGCCATCAACGTCCAGCTCGACCCAG GTAACAGTCCGTCATTTACTAATCTTGGTACTTCGGTGACCTTTCTGGATGATACGGCTCCGAACTCCCTCCTCTATACAGTGACCTCCACTGACCTCGATTCCTCGGATATCCTCACCATGACAATGACGACGTCAACGACGTCTTTCACGTTTGACACAACCACAG GCGAGGTGAGAAATTCCGGCCTCCTCCCCAGTGGATCCACCACTCTGTCTTTCCGGGTGACCGATACCTGTGGTCGTCAATCCACGGGCTCCTTAACCATTGTGGTTCAAAACATA GCCCCCGTGATTCACAACCTCCCCGCCACTTACGACCTGTCGGAGGATCACACGACTGAACAGCTCCTGTACACCATTAACGCCACCGACTCCTCGTCCTACGACACGGTCACGTGCAGCGTCAGCTCCGTGTCTCCCGCCACTGACAACTTCTTCGCCAGACTGAATTCCGGCTCCACAA CGGACTACGGCGTTTACGTGAAAGCACTACCAACGCTAGACTACGACACAACACGtcaatatgacgtcacagtgaggTGTACAGACAGCAAGGATCCAGTAACAGGCACGTTCACTGTGTACATCTCTAGAAACAACCCACCTGTCTTTGTCAACTTACAGG CCACGACTAGGATCCCGTCCGTTTCCTCCACCACCGGAAATATCATCTACACCGTCACCTCCACCGACTCCGACTCCAGTCAGCTCTACTACAACATGACCTGCGTCCCACCAGGATGTCCATTTACTATTCATAACT CCGGAGAAGTTCTGGTCACTTCCGATCTCTCCTCCCACACTATCCCGGGATATGACCTCTACATCTATGTCTCTGATGGAAACACGCTAGTGGGACCGAGAACTCTCACAGTCATCATCGAAG GGATAAACTCGGCGCCGGTGATTTCCAATCTGCCCCTGTCTACCCCAGTCACAGTACAGGAAAACTCGCCCCTGTCCAGCTCCGTGTACCAGGTCCTGATCACCGACGTGGACGTTGGACAGAACCACACCTTTCAGGTGTACAGCACCCCCAGCATAGGATCAACGCTCTTCTCTATAGACTCTACTA CTGGACTTATTTCAACATCGTCCACCCAGAATATAAACTACGAGACGGTATCCGCCACCTCCACCAGCTACCAGCTGACCGTCACGGTGTCTGACGGGTACGATACCTCAACCTCCACCCTGACAGTGTCGATCGCCGACAAGAACGAGGCTCCAGTGTTTGGGAAAGAAACTTACGCCATATCTGGAACTGAGGGAGCG GCGGGAACTACAATCGGGAACCCATCGTTTGACGTCACTGATCCGGATGTCGGTGCCACGAAGACATATTCCATAGATTGCTCCTCGTTCAACATTAATCCGACAACTGGAGTCGTCACATTCAG TCATGACTACGACCTAGATGTCGCGGGCACCGCCACTTCAGTCACGTGCGTTGTGACGGTATCTGATGGTGACCTCACAGACAACGCCACATTGATCATCACTATCAATGACGTCAATGACCACACCCCTATCATGGGAAGCTCCTCCTACACATTCTATGCATCACCTGGCACAGGTGTGGGCACTGTGATTGGTCAGATATCGGCCACTGATGGCGACCTGGGCTCATTCG GAACTTTATCATACACCTTGGATCAAATCTCCCTGGGAAACGAGTACTTTGGCGTTACGACCAGCGGCGACGTCTACGTAAAGTCTAGCTTACTCGAGTTCTCCTCTGGCATAACACTGAGTCTGACCGCTACAGCGCGAGACTTGGGTGGATTACAAG ACACCGCCGCTGTGTCAGTGGTTATACCACAGTCTACCACTGCAGCCCCCACCTCCACCACAGATCGCCACGTGACTTTCTGGGAAGACCCAAGAAACATAGCGTGGGTGACTGTGGCCTCGGTACTCCTCTGTGGTTTAGTCCTCTATTCCTCTTACCTTATTGTCAGATACGGAAACTTTCCTTGCGTCAAAACATCCTATAAACTCAACGCTAG CAAAGTGAACACCACACGGCTACCACACCATGGCCACCCAACGAGGACCCAAATTGGACGGAAAA agaGAGTATCCGAATCTAGATTTGATTGGAGGCCGTGGGAATGGTCCCTTCCGAAATACAG tgaAAGAGTGTAG